GTTTCTCGGTAGTGGCAAGACAACCCTACTGAATCATATCCTAACCAACCAACAAGGAATAAAAACGGCGGTTCTCGTCAATGAATTTGGAGAAATTGGCATTGATAATGAACTGATTGTCACCACTGATGATAACATGGTGGAGTTAAATAATGGTTGCATTTGTTGTACCATTAATGAAGATTTAGTGCAAGCTGTTTACAAGGTTCTCGAACGTGGTGATAAGATAGATTATTTAGTAGTTGAAACCACAGGATTAGCTGATCCTTTGCCAGTTGCGCTTACTTTCTTGGGAACTGAATTAAGAGATATGACACGGTTAGATTCCATTATTACGATGGTAGACTGTGCTAATTTTAGTCTTGATTTATTCAATTCTCAAGCTGCTCATAGTCAAATTGCTTATGGTGATATTATCATTCTTAATAAGACTGATTTGGTGGATGAAGCAGATGTTGATGCTTTAGAAATTCGCATTCGAGATATTAAGGAAGGATCGAGAATTATCCGCACTCAAAAATCTCAAGTTCCTTTACCTTTAATTCTTAGTGTTGGTTTATTTGAGTCAGATCAATATTTTAAAGTTGAAGAAGAAACAAAACACGATCATCATGAACATGAACATCATCATCACGATCATGAACATCATCACCACGAACATGAACATGAACATCATGACC
The genomic region above belongs to Aphanothece sacrum FPU1 and contains:
- a CDS encoding CobW family GTP-binding protein, whose protein sequence is MQTLDQQPGTPEAMDLQKHGLPVTIITGFLGSGKTTLLNHILTNQQGIKTAVLVNEFGEIGIDNELIVTTDDNMVELNNGCICCTINEDLVQAVYKVLERGDKIDYLVVETTGLADPLPVALTFLGTELRDMTRLDSIITMVDCANFSLDLFNSQAAHSQIAYGDIIILNKTDLVDEADVDALEIRIRDIKEGSRIIRTQKSQVPLPLILSVGLFESDQYFKVEEETKHDHHEHEHHHHDHEHHHHEHEHEHHDHSNHLENDGFTSLSFESDKPFSIRKFQYFLDNQLPANVFRAKGILWFDESPKRHIFHLSGKRFTLEDDEWKWKL